The Bacteroidia bacterium genomic interval TCGCGTGGGAACCGTTTATTTCCTGATGTCTGAGGAAAATGTTAAAAAGCAAACCAATTTGCCCTGGATGAGCTTTGGGTCGGATGCCGGTTCGATCGCTCCCGAAGGTGAATTTCTCAAATATAATCCTCATCCGCGAGCCTATGGGAACTTTGCTCGCTTGTTAGGAAAATACGTGCGGGAAGAAAAGGCCCTGACTTTGGAGTCAGCCATCCATAAATTGAGTGCACTGCCGGCCAGCAATCTCAAAATCAAACGAAGAGGAGCCTTAAAAGTCGGGAACTTTGCTGATCTGGTAGTCTTCGATCCAGATAAGGTACAGGATCATGCGACTTTTGAAGATCCTCATCAGCTTTCCACGGGCGTAAGCGATGTCTGGGTAAATGGCGTACAAGTTCTCAAAGACGAAGCGCATACCGGTGCTACTCCTGGAAAATTTGTTAAAGGCCCCGGAGCCATAAACCCATAATATTTTGAGCCTCATTTATTTGATCTATGCTTTCCTTTTTGCCCTTACGTTGGGAATCAGGACCTATTATAGCAGAAAATATAAACCGGATCAGGATTCTCTTAGCAAAGGGCCGATTTATGATCGCGTCTTGCTGGCTTTGATTGGGCTAGCAACTCTTTTTCCCTTTGTCTATATATTTATCGGATTTCCTGCCTTTGGGGATTATGAATTGTCTGAGAACGTTCAGTTTATGGGCCTGGTATTTTTCTCAGGAGTTCCATATTATCTCTATCGATCCCATCAGGACCTAGCAGAAAATTGGAATCCCGAAGTCGGAAGGAATGCAGAAAACAGCCTCATCACATCCGGGATATATGCTAAGGTCAGACATCCTATGTATAGCACTTTTTTGCTTTGGGGGGTAAGCCATCTCTTTATTTTCCCCAACCTAATAATTGCTCCCATGCTCCTTGTTTTGATGATACTTTTTCTTCCTCAGCGGATTAAAAGAGAAGAGACTTTTCTATTGGAGCTTTATGCTGAATATGCGAAGTATAAAAAGAAAAGCTATGCTTTGATTTGGAGGCTTATTTGATTGGGTTTATTAGGTGTTTTCAGGGTTTGCCCTTCCACCTTTTTTAGAAAAAGCTGGAGTCAAAAATCGCAGAGCCCAAAGCCAGCCACATTTGCCGCCCCGACTCCCGATACGTTCTGCAGGGCCAGCACTCTTGAAGTGAGGTCATTTCGAAGTTTGAATGAGGGAGAGTTTGGTATGAGATGAAATATTGACCGAACCCTAGGTGTCCCCCCGACCGAAGTGGAAGGGCCTTAGCTTTCCTTCTTCTCCTTCCATCTCTTTGGGAGAGGGAGAGGAAATAGCCCGGAAGAATGAGGTCCCTCGACGGGGCACGGGATGACACGATTTTTGGAGCTAGTGATGAAAAGGATTGTATAACTTTGCGTTTATTCCTGAGATAATGCCAAAACAGCATCATGATTTCGAGCGACGAGCAGGATGTTCTTCCCACCCACATTCACTTGAAGAAAATCCCGTACCTCTCCCCGTATCTTAATGCCTGATTCTTTTGAAGAAAGGGGATAAAATTCCCCCTTAGCATCCCCCAGCAATAATAGGCCATAGCTGGCATCATAAATCCCAATCTCTGGTTTAGATCTATAAAAATTTCCGCCCAAAAGGATATCCAGATTTCCATCTCCATCTCTATCTGCTATATCAATGGCAAAGACAGGGGCCATTTGCGCTGCTTGTGGAAGAGCCTCCAATCGGAATTCCCCTCCCTCATTCCATGCGATCATAGAACGGGTTTCGTATACGTAACTTTTTGCAGCTGTGCGAATTGCCTTTTCCTCAAAAATATCCTCTACTCGCTGCTCTTTGTAGTTTTCATAATAGAGGTATTTCTTTTTCAGTCCAGGCATCTGCATGGTTAGATCATGTCGAAGTGCCAAAGGATAGTCTTCCTCCCCATTGTACATGCTGATGATTTGCTCGGGGGTTTTGTTGCCGTCAAAGTCATTTACCAGAATACTCATAGGCTTTTCCTCCGAGGCTTTAAAGCGAGAGTTTAAACCCAAATTCCCAAGCACCAAATCCAAATCTCCATCATTATCCAGATCAGCCGCTTTCACTACATTGTAAAAGCCATTGCTATTTTCCAGGCCTACCTCCTCTGTGATATTTTTAAGCCTTCCGTCTTCATTTTCGAAGATGCTGACAGGCATCCATTCCCCTAAGACTATCAAATCTTCATCATTATCTCCATCCAGGTCCATCCAAAGAGCATCAGTAATCATCCCCAGAGACCTGAGCTCAGGGGCTTTAGTCTCCGTTACATCTGTGAATTGCCCTTTCCCATCATTTTCCAATAAATATCCACTCACTGCTACTCCGTAAATACCGGGTTTCAAACGAGTGCCTACAAAAAGATCCTGATCTCCATCAGCATCTATATCGCTTGCTTTCACTGAGGAGCCAGCTTCGATTTTCTTGCCGGGAAGTCTCTGCGGCGAACGACTAAAATTGCCCGATCCATCATTGAGGTAGAGTCGATCCAACAATTGAGGCATCAAACCCTTGAACTCATTTCCCCCGCTTACCACATACAAATCCATATCCCGATCTCCATCGGCATCAAAAAATAGCATATCTATATCCTCCGCATTGCGATCTCGTTCGAATATGGATGTATTACTCTTGGTAAAAATACCCTCCGCTTCCTGAATAAAAAGGCTGCCAGCCTGGCCAGAAGCTCCACCGATAAAGAAATCCTCTAATCCGTCCCCATTCACATCTGCTTTAGCCATTTTGGGCCCTTCAGAAGATAGCATATGATAGATCAGAGGATCGCGATCAAAGTCGATAAAGTCATTTTCTATATGTCTGTGGTCAATTAGGTCCAAAGAAGAAAAGAGTCCCGCAGCAGGCATTTCTGGAGCTTCCTCTTTCTTCGCTTCCGCCTCAGACTGTCTAATGATCAGCAATTGATCAGCCTCAAGATTTTCCAGTACACTCATCCTTCCGTCTGGCCATAGCACTTCAATTTTTTCGACCCTTGTGCTATCTCCTAATCCAAAATGAAGCTTCTGATCTATACAGGATTGAAAGCCTCGCATGGGCGCCAATTCCTGGTACAAAGTTTCATCGCCCACTTTCAGGCTTACTTGTGCGCCTAAAGCAAAACGATTGGGCCCCTCACCTTCCAGTGCCAATTCCAGGAAATGAGTTCCTGCTTTCGATTGAGATTCATTGCGAAAGAGGAAGGCAGGCATATTGGAATTATTGACGACGATGTCTAGGTCTCCATCATTATCCAAATCGCCATAAATAGAACCATTGGAATGACTGGGGACAGATAAGCCCCAATTTTCTGTTACGTTTTCAAACTTCAGATCTCCCTCATTTTTGAAGGCATAATTAGGAATGCGTTCGGAGGGAATGATGTCAATGAGTTTGAGAATGGCGTCTTTTTCTTTGTTCTTGATGGCCTGAATGATCTTGGGATCATTGGAGTGGAAATTGATGTAGTCCTGATCGAGCAGGTCTTTATAGATGCCATTTGAAACGTAGATATCCTTCTTCCCATCATTGTCAAAGTCAGCCATCAAAGCGCTCCAACTCCAATCGGTCGCATGTACGCCAG includes:
- a CDS encoding isoprenylcysteine carboxylmethyltransferase family protein; its protein translation is MSLIYLIYAFLFALTLGIRTYYSRKYKPDQDSLSKGPIYDRVLLALIGLATLFPFVYIFIGFPAFGDYELSENVQFMGLVFFSGVPYYLYRSHQDLAENWNPEVGRNAENSLITSGIYAKVRHPMYSTFLLWGVSHLFIFPNLIIAPMLLVLMILFLPQRIKREETFLLELYAEYAKYKKKSYALIWRLI
- a CDS encoding VCBS repeat-containing protein, giving the protein MRKGKQYRLGILKAYLLSICLLGLGVSSCESGKEEGKSLFTLMPADSTGVDFSNDVEYTPEFNMYTYRNFYNGGGVGMGDINNDGLADLFFCGNLKDNKLYLNKGNFEFEDISEQAGVAAKNVWSTGVAFADVNGDGWLDIYVNKSGRPGGDKRHNELFINNGDLTFTEQAHEYGIADEGLSSHSAFFDYDKDGDLDMYLLNNSFRPVGGYDIRPGLREKRDSLGGNKLYRNDSEFDEEGKMIQGKFTDVSEEAGIYGSDIGFGLGVTIGDVDRDGWQDIFVSNDFFERDYLYINQKDGSFKEDLVNQIRETSMGSMGADMADINNDGYPEIFVTEMLPEKDARYKTKMTFEDWDKYQLNVKNGYHHQFTRNVLQLNNGDGSFSEIGRLAGVHATDWSWSALMADFDNDGKKDIYVSNGIYKDLLDQDYINFHSNDPKIIQAIKNKEKDAILKLIDIIPSERIPNYAFKNEGDLKFENVTENWGLSVPSHSNGSIYGDLDNDGDLDIVVNNSNMPAFLFRNESQSKAGTHFLELALEGEGPNRFALGAQVSLKVGDETLYQELAPMRGFQSCIDQKLHFGLGDSTRVEKIEVLWPDGRMSVLENLEADQLLIIRQSEAEAKKEEAPEMPAAGLFSSLDLIDHRHIENDFIDFDRDPLIYHMLSSEGPKMAKADVNGDGLEDFFIGGASGQAGSLFIQEAEGIFTKSNTSIFERDRNAEDIDMLFFDADGDRDMDLYVVSGGNEFKGLMPQLLDRLYLNDGSGNFSRSPQRLPGKKIEAGSSVKASDIDADGDQDLFVGTRLKPGIYGVAVSGYLLENDGKGQFTDVTETKAPELRSLGMITDALWMDLDGDNDEDLIVLGEWMPVSIFENEDGRLKNITEEVGLENSNGFYNVVKAADLDNDGDLDLVLGNLGLNSRFKASEEKPMSILVNDFDGNKTPEQIISMYNGEEDYPLALRHDLTMQMPGLKKKYLYYENYKEQRVEDIFEEKAIRTAAKSYVYETRSMIAWNEGGEFRLEALPQAAQMAPVFAIDIADRDGDGNLDILLGGNFYRSKPEIGIYDASYGLLLLGDAKGEFYPLSSKESGIKIRGEVRDFLQVNVGGKNILLVARNHDAVLALSQE